A genomic stretch from Thermonema lapsum includes:
- a CDS encoding PfkB family carbohydrate kinase → MSLLVVGSVAFDAIETPFGKTDKIIGGAATYISLSASFFHRPIKLVSVVGGDFPKEKIEMLRQRGVETEGLQIKENEKSFFWAGRYHIDMNSRDTLTTELNVLADFHPVVPESYQDCDYVMLGNLSPKVQRQVLEQLKKRPKLIVMDTMNFWMETAWDELQKTLKMVDVLSINDEEARQMTQAYSLVKAAKKILSMGPHTLIIKKGEHGALLFRGNQVFFAPALPLEEVFDPTGAGDTFAGGFIGYLAESNDISFDNMKRAVIYGSAMASLCVEKFGTERLETLTPQQVQARVQEFVDLVQFEIELEN, encoded by the coding sequence ATGTCTTTGTTAGTTGTTGGTTCTGTTGCTTTCGATGCCATAGAAACTCCTTTTGGTAAGACCGATAAAATCATCGGCGGAGCAGCCACGTATATTTCTCTTTCTGCTTCTTTCTTTCACCGTCCTATCAAGCTGGTGTCGGTAGTCGGGGGTGATTTTCCCAAAGAAAAAATAGAAATGTTGCGCCAACGCGGCGTAGAAACCGAAGGGCTGCAAATCAAAGAAAACGAAAAGTCATTCTTTTGGGCAGGACGTTACCATATAGACATGAACTCACGCGATACACTGACTACCGAACTGAACGTACTGGCAGATTTTCACCCCGTTGTTCCCGAAAGCTATCAAGATTGCGACTATGTCATGCTGGGCAACCTGTCGCCGAAGGTGCAGCGCCAAGTCTTAGAGCAGTTGAAAAAGCGCCCCAAGCTTATTGTCATGGACACCATGAATTTCTGGATGGAAACCGCTTGGGATGAGCTGCAAAAAACGCTTAAGATGGTGGACGTGCTCTCTATCAATGATGAGGAAGCCCGTCAAATGACCCAAGCATATTCTCTGGTCAAAGCAGCCAAGAAAATACTTTCTATGGGACCACACACCCTCATCATCAAAAAAGGGGAGCACGGTGCGCTGCTTTTCCGTGGCAATCAAGTGTTTTTTGCCCCTGCCCTGCCCCTCGAAGAGGTATTTGACCCCACTGGCGCAGGCGACACATTCGCAGGCGGCTTTATAGGCTACTTAGCCGAAAGCAACGACATCTCTTTCGACAACATGAAGCGTGCCGTCATTTACGGCTCCGCTATGGCATCGCTGTGCGTAGAGAAATTTGGCACCGAGCGTCTCGAAACACTCACCCCACAGCAAGTACAAGCGCGTGTGCAGGAGTTTGTGGACTTGGTTCAGTTTGAAATAGAACTGGAAAACTAA
- the priA gene encoding replication restart helicase PriA, translating to MNKHTQHLYADVIIPLPLPQLYTYQVPEEHARNVQAGCRVVVSFGKQKTITAIVQRLHHQAPEHYRAKPILEVLDDTPTLNDLQLSLFAWMADYYMCTPGEVIQAALPSALKINTQSFISLVPGIDIEAHTLSEEERRIVALIQKHEALQYEELSRKVRNSRLYGLLKQLQDRGLIDIFEKTKERYTPKRQRKVRLAAQWLHDKNALNELLSSLEKQAPQQWYALLKYIEASGILRDWTRNESGVEKKSLYATDARIKEAAIQALIKKGIFEEFEVEVSRFAAVDADKLLPPPTLSPAQEKALQQIVKAFFEEKKDIALLHGVTGSGKTEIYIHLIQQALESGSQVLYLLPEIALTTQIVQRLRKIFGDKMGVYHSRFSDNERAEVWRGVQSGRFSFVVGVRSAVFLPFDNLSLIIVDEEHEASYKQHEPAPRYHARDVAMMLGKLHYAKVLLGSATPALETYYHAQQGRYGYIALQERYGNAQLPQVHISDLRTAQKKNRLQYSFTPELYEAIRKRLEAQEQVILFQNRRGYSPYLYCEDCGWIPKCRFCNVSLTYHMHERALRCHYCGHHQGAKGTCQACGSTRVRNVGIGTEKIEDELKLLFPEARVARMDLDTTRGKEAYQKLIDRFEAHDIDILVGTQMLTKGLDFEKVTLVGVIDADQLLYFPDFRAHERAYQLLTQVSGRAGRKDSKGEVIIQSRHPEHPVLLDVQQQTYEQLVTRELQERQKYNYPPFVRLIGLQVKHSKEEVAHAAAHDLVEQLQKQLGKARILGPDIPLVDRVKNYYLRNILVKIERQGIHLGSVKKYIAHCIQQLTLQKDYRRLLVVVDVDPA from the coding sequence ATGAACAAGCACACTCAGCATCTGTATGCCGATGTTATCATCCCCCTACCTCTTCCGCAACTTTATACTTATCAAGTACCCGAAGAGCATGCAAGAAATGTTCAGGCAGGCTGCCGCGTGGTCGTTTCGTTCGGAAAACAAAAAACGATTACGGCTATCGTGCAGCGGCTACACCATCAGGCGCCCGAGCACTACCGCGCCAAACCCATCCTTGAAGTGCTCGACGACACCCCTACCCTGAATGACCTGCAGCTGTCGCTCTTTGCTTGGATGGCTGACTATTACATGTGTACCCCGGGCGAGGTGATACAGGCAGCCCTGCCCTCTGCACTCAAAATCAACACACAATCATTTATCAGTCTGGTACCGGGCATCGATATCGAAGCACACACACTCAGCGAAGAAGAGCGGCGCATTGTGGCGCTCATTCAAAAGCACGAAGCCCTGCAATATGAAGAACTCAGCCGCAAAGTGCGCAACAGCCGGCTCTATGGCTTGCTCAAGCAACTGCAAGATAGAGGGTTGATAGACATCTTCGAGAAAACCAAAGAGCGCTATACGCCCAAGAGACAGCGCAAAGTGCGTTTGGCTGCACAATGGCTGCACGACAAAAATGCCCTGAATGAACTGCTCTCTTCTTTGGAGAAGCAAGCGCCACAGCAATGGTATGCGCTGCTTAAATACATAGAGGCATCGGGGATTCTGCGCGACTGGACCCGCAACGAAAGCGGAGTAGAAAAAAAAAGCCTGTATGCCACCGATGCACGCATTAAAGAGGCTGCCATCCAAGCCCTCATTAAGAAGGGTATATTCGAAGAGTTCGAAGTCGAAGTATCGCGCTTTGCAGCGGTGGATGCTGACAAGCTGCTTCCACCACCCACCCTAAGCCCAGCACAAGAAAAGGCATTGCAACAAATAGTAAAAGCCTTCTTCGAAGAGAAAAAAGACATTGCTCTTCTACATGGAGTTACAGGCAGTGGCAAAACAGAGATTTACATCCACCTGATTCAGCAAGCGCTCGAGAGCGGTTCACAAGTCCTATACCTGCTTCCAGAGATAGCTTTGACCACTCAGATTGTACAACGCCTGCGCAAAATATTTGGCGACAAGATGGGCGTATATCACTCCCGCTTCTCCGACAACGAGCGTGCGGAGGTATGGCGTGGCGTGCAGTCGGGACGTTTCAGTTTTGTTGTAGGGGTGCGCTCGGCTGTCTTTTTGCCTTTCGACAACCTGTCGCTCATCATCGTGGACGAAGAGCACGAGGCTTCCTATAAGCAGCATGAGCCGGCTCCGCGCTATCATGCCCGCGACGTGGCTATGATGCTGGGCAAGCTACATTATGCCAAAGTGCTTTTGGGCTCGGCAACTCCTGCCTTAGAAACCTACTACCATGCCCAGCAAGGAAGATACGGATACATAGCCCTACAAGAGCGCTATGGCAATGCCCAATTGCCACAAGTGCACATCAGTGACCTGCGAACAGCACAAAAGAAAAACCGCCTGCAATATTCCTTTACACCCGAATTGTATGAAGCCATCCGCAAGCGGCTCGAAGCGCAAGAGCAAGTCATTTTATTTCAGAACCGGCGAGGCTATTCGCCTTACCTGTATTGCGAAGATTGTGGATGGATTCCTAAATGCCGCTTTTGCAATGTGAGCCTTACCTATCACATGCACGAGCGGGCATTGCGCTGCCACTATTGTGGGCATCATCAAGGTGCCAAAGGCACTTGTCAAGCCTGCGGTTCTACGCGTGTCAGGAATGTAGGCATCGGCACCGAGAAAATAGAAGACGAGTTGAAGCTGTTGTTTCCAGAAGCGCGGGTGGCACGCATGGATTTGGACACTACCCGCGGAAAAGAAGCTTATCAAAAGCTCATTGACCGTTTCGAAGCCCACGATATCGATATTTTGGTAGGCACTCAGATGCTTACCAAAGGGCTTGACTTCGAAAAGGTAACGCTGGTGGGTGTCATAGATGCCGACCAGCTGCTTTATTTCCCCGACTTCCGCGCCCACGAGCGGGCTTATCAGCTGCTCACCCAAGTAAGCGGACGCGCCGGCAGAAAAGACAGCAAAGGCGAAGTCATCATCCAAAGCAGGCACCCAGAGCACCCCGTTTTGCTGGATGTACAGCAGCAAACCTATGAGCAGTTGGTAACACGAGAACTGCAAGAAAGGCAGAAATACAACTACCCGCCTTTCGTACGCCTCATTGGGCTACAAGTAAAACACAGCAAAGAAGAAGTTGCCCATGCCGCTGCCCATGACTTAGTAGAGCAGCTGCAGAAGCAGTTGGGCAAAGCACGCATCTTGGGTCCCGACATTCCCCTGGTTGACAGGGTAAAGAACTACTATTTGCGTAATATACTGGTAAAAATAGAGCGACAAGGCATACACTTGGGTAGCGTTAAAAAATACATAGCCCACTGTATTCAACAGTTGACCTTACAAAAAGACTACCGCCGTTTGTTGGTAGTGGTCGATGTAGACCCTGCTTAG
- a CDS encoding formimidoylglutamase produces MQHLNFEPALWCKPVEESLLQHHYEAGDFFHSLKIHGRHPLAHREVESCDIAIIGLGEYRGGCAGSEAIQQAADVWRKHFYRLKTHHNHYQIVDLGNLIMGDTLEDTYTRLHMVCEQLLRMKTLPLIVGGTHDLLYGQFRAFERLEQMITLANIDAVVDLGEEKAPPCKQHLYKVLMHQPNYIFDFVQLGHQAYLNDAKTLEVLEKLNFSVLSLGQMRNDWLEVEPLIRGAQLVAFDLKAMSSLAAPGHGAGHLFGFSGEEACHLAWFAGLSPNVRSVGFYEFNPQKDPSGQTAFLLATMVWYFVDGFYRRRPVNFQSEDFIHYRVPIGKGKQVYELHFYKQQTTEMWWVEVPYSRSDVFTEPHYLPCSYKDYQHALEGEVPERWIQASAKLL; encoded by the coding sequence ATGCAGCATTTAAACTTTGAACCCGCGCTGTGGTGCAAGCCTGTGGAAGAGTCGCTTTTGCAGCACCATTATGAAGCTGGTGATTTCTTTCATAGTCTGAAAATACATGGACGGCATCCGCTTGCCCACCGGGAAGTGGAATCATGCGACATAGCCATCATAGGACTGGGAGAATATAGGGGCGGATGTGCGGGCAGCGAGGCAATACAACAGGCAGCCGACGTATGGCGCAAACACTTCTACCGTCTCAAAACACACCACAACCATTATCAAATCGTCGATTTGGGCAATCTTATTATGGGCGATACCCTCGAAGACACCTATACCCGCCTACATATGGTTTGCGAGCAGTTGCTGCGCATGAAGACCCTGCCCCTGATTGTCGGAGGCACGCACGACCTGCTATATGGGCAGTTTCGGGCGTTTGAAAGGCTCGAGCAGATGATTACTTTAGCCAATATAGATGCAGTAGTGGATTTGGGCGAAGAGAAAGCCCCCCCATGCAAGCAGCACCTGTACAAGGTGTTGATGCACCAACCCAACTATATTTTTGATTTTGTACAATTGGGGCATCAGGCTTACCTCAACGATGCCAAGACTTTGGAAGTGCTTGAAAAGTTGAATTTTTCGGTTTTGAGCCTCGGACAAATGCGCAACGACTGGCTGGAGGTAGAACCACTCATCCGTGGGGCGCAGCTGGTTGCTTTCGATTTAAAAGCGATGAGTTCATTGGCTGCACCCGGGCATGGCGCCGGGCATCTGTTTGGCTTTAGTGGTGAAGAAGCCTGCCATCTGGCGTGGTTTGCTGGTTTAAGTCCCAATGTTCGTTCGGTAGGCTTCTATGAGTTCAATCCGCAGAAAGACCCTTCCGGACAAACGGCTTTTCTACTAGCAACCATGGTTTGGTACTTTGTAGATGGCTTTTACCGCCGCCGACCAGTCAACTTTCAAAGCGAAGATTTTATTCACTATCGGGTGCCTATAGGCAAAGGAAAGCAAGTCTATGAATTGCATTTCTACAAACAACAAACCACCGAAATGTGGTGGGTAGAAGTGCCTTATAGCCGAAGCGATGTGTTCACTGAGCCTCATTATTTGCCTTGTTCCTACAAAGACTATCAGCATGCTTTGGAGGGTGAAGTGCCCGAGCGGTGGATTCAGGCTTCAGCTAAACTACTTTGA
- the nqrF gene encoding NADH:ubiquinone reductase (Na(+)-transporting) subunit F — protein sequence MSIAVIVASIAAFTVVILLLVFLLLFAQSKLVPQGKVKIIINGDKEHPLEVSPGQSLLSALATSEKKIFLPSACGGGGTCAMCKCQVLSGGGDLLPTEEPHINRKQREEHYRLACQVKVRQDLEIHIPEEIFGIKKWECEVVSNYNVATFIKEFVVKLPEGETLDFKPGGYVQIDVPPIVVDFKDIDIRPHPDDPAGPDKFRPEWDKYNMWALKMVNKEPQFRAYSMANHPAEGNIIMLNVRIATPPWDRKKGAFMDVNPGVCSSYIFSRKPGDKVTVSGPYGEFFINPTDREMIYIGGGAGMAPLRSHIFHLFQTERTKRKVSYWYGGRSRRELFYIDHFRKIEKEFPNFRFFVALSEPLPEDNWKVKKNIDDPEGEGFVGFIHQVLYEQYLKNHPEPDEVEYYLCGPPPMLAAVTNMLRDLGVPEENVRYDDFGS from the coding sequence ATGTCCATAGCTGTTATTGTCGCTTCCATTGCAGCATTTACCGTAGTCATTTTGCTATTGGTGTTTTTGCTGCTGTTTGCCCAGTCTAAGCTGGTGCCGCAAGGAAAAGTAAAAATCATCATCAATGGGGACAAAGAGCATCCCTTGGAAGTGTCGCCCGGGCAGTCGCTCTTGAGCGCCTTGGCTACCTCCGAGAAGAAAATCTTTTTGCCTTCTGCCTGTGGTGGTGGTGGCACCTGTGCCATGTGTAAGTGCCAAGTCTTGAGCGGTGGCGGCGACCTGTTGCCTACCGAAGAGCCGCATATCAACCGCAAGCAGCGGGAAGAACACTACCGTTTGGCTTGTCAGGTAAAGGTGCGTCAAGATTTGGAAATACACATTCCCGAAGAAATCTTCGGAATCAAGAAATGGGAGTGCGAGGTAGTCTCGAACTACAACGTGGCTACTTTTATTAAGGAGTTTGTAGTGAAGCTGCCCGAAGGTGAAACCCTCGATTTCAAGCCCGGTGGATACGTGCAGATAGATGTTCCGCCCATTGTGGTAGATTTCAAAGACATCGACATACGCCCGCACCCAGATGACCCTGCCGGACCGGACAAGTTCCGCCCTGAATGGGACAAGTACAACATGTGGGCGCTCAAGATGGTAAACAAAGAGCCGCAGTTCCGCGCTTACTCTATGGCAAACCATCCGGCGGAAGGAAACATCATCATGCTGAACGTGCGTATTGCCACGCCGCCGTGGGATAGAAAGAAAGGTGCTTTCATGGATGTGAACCCTGGTGTATGTTCTTCTTACATATTCTCTCGCAAACCCGGCGACAAAGTGACCGTATCTGGTCCTTATGGTGAGTTCTTCATTAACCCCACCGACCGCGAAATGATTTACATCGGTGGTGGTGCCGGCATGGCTCCCTTGCGCTCGCATATCTTCCACTTGTTCCAAACCGAGCGCACCAAACGCAAAGTGTCTTACTGGTATGGCGGACGCTCGCGTCGCGAGCTCTTCTATATCGACCATTTCCGTAAGATAGAAAAAGAGTTTCCCAACTTCCGCTTCTTTGTAGCGCTTTCCGAGCCGCTGCCTGAAGACAACTGGAAGGTGAAGAAAAACATAGACGACCCCGAAGGCGAAGGCTTTGTAGGGTTCATTCACCAAGTGCTGTATGAACAATATCTGAAAAATCACCCCGAGCCAGATGAAGTGGAGTACTACCTCTGCGGTCCTCCGCCTATGCTGGCAGCCGTAACCAATATGTTGCGCGACTTGGGCGTGCCCGAAGAGAACGTACGTTACGACGACTTCGGAAGCTAA
- a CDS encoding WD40 repeat domain-containing protein, translated as MQLDIRLLNTFEGHKSSIYALAEGDEGGFFSAGGDGIIAHWNVHDNEQGLMLARVQNPVFAMYFHPQNRHLLVAENHEGLHLIDLQQKKEVASLALSKKRFFDIQALDERYWLVAGEEGVLFVIESSTFRCVEKIKLSSERLRSIAVHSQQSLIAVGGSEGVLFLLDKNTLQLKQRLEAHASSIFTVRFHPAGTYLLSGGRDARLKIWDVSADFTLKQEIPAHYYTLNTLSFHHQGGDFLTGSMDKTIKWWDGNSFRLLKVIDHQRYAGHRSSVNALCWMKYKNLILSAGDDRTIKVWKIEAHR; from the coding sequence ATGCAGTTAGATATTCGTCTGTTAAATACTTTCGAAGGACACAAAAGCAGTATATACGCACTTGCAGAAGGCGATGAAGGTGGTTTTTTTTCTGCTGGTGGCGATGGTATCATTGCGCATTGGAACGTGCATGACAACGAGCAGGGACTTATGCTTGCTCGCGTGCAAAACCCGGTGTTTGCCATGTACTTCCATCCACAAAACCGCCATTTGCTCGTGGCAGAAAATCATGAGGGCTTACATTTGATAGACCTGCAACAAAAAAAAGAAGTTGCTTCGTTGGCTTTAAGCAAAAAGCGATTTTTCGACATACAAGCCCTTGATGAACGTTATTGGCTGGTAGCTGGCGAAGAAGGCGTGCTATTTGTCATCGAGAGCAGCACCTTTCGTTGTGTGGAGAAAATAAAACTTTCAAGCGAACGTTTGCGCAGCATCGCCGTGCATTCCCAGCAGTCGCTTATAGCGGTGGGGGGCAGCGAAGGCGTATTGTTTTTGCTCGACAAAAACACTCTGCAACTGAAACAGCGCCTTGAGGCACATGCTTCTTCTATCTTTACCGTGCGCTTTCACCCTGCGGGCACTTATCTGCTTAGCGGTGGGCGCGATGCCCGTCTGAAAATATGGGATGTATCCGCAGACTTTACGCTAAAACAAGAAATCCCGGCACATTATTACACCCTCAATACCTTGTCTTTTCATCATCAAGGGGGGGACTTCTTAACTGGCAGCATGGACAAGACCATCAAGTGGTGGGATGGCAATTCTTTCCGCCTATTGAAAGTTATTGACCATCAGCGCTATGCCGGGCATCGTTCGTCTGTGAATGCTCTTTGTTGGATGAAATACAAAAACTTGATTCTTTCTGCCGGTGACGACAGAACCATAAAAGTATGGAAAATAGAGGCGCATAGATGA
- a CDS encoding DinB family protein, with protein MTESPSSECLPRLIAATLEEMAVVVAQLPAGFYERPLPLLEGNSIGMHVRHVIEFFECLAKQLPQGIIDYDLRERQKHIEQDRQAALAAIARLQNQLLTFGQDVSLQLKALIMPDTAKVSVPTTLFRELVYNLEHVIHHAALIRTAVLHYHPQMCLSESFGLAPSTLKYRQYS; from the coding sequence ATGACAGAATCACCCTCTTCCGAGTGTCTGCCCCGGCTTATAGCAGCTACTCTGGAAGAAATGGCGGTAGTAGTGGCGCAGCTGCCTGCTGGCTTTTATGAGCGTCCGTTGCCTCTTTTGGAAGGCAACAGCATAGGCATGCATGTACGCCATGTGATTGAGTTTTTTGAGTGTCTTGCAAAGCAACTACCACAGGGCATCATAGATTACGACCTTCGCGAAAGGCAAAAACACATAGAGCAGGACCGCCAAGCTGCCTTGGCAGCCATCGCCCGTTTGCAAAATCAACTGCTTACTTTTGGGCAAGACGTGTCTCTGCAGTTGAAAGCCTTGATAATGCCGGATACCGCCAAAGTGAGTGTGCCCACTACGCTTTTCCGTGAACTTGTGTATAACTTAGAGCATGTCATCCACCATGCCGCTTTGATACGCACGGCTGTTTTGCATTACCATCCGCAGATGTGCTTGTCCGAAAGCTTTGGCTTGGCTCCTTCCACGCTCAAGTATCGACAATATTCGTAA
- the purN gene encoding phosphoribosylglycinamide formyltransferase, which yields MTHRIAVFASGSGSNAEQLIRYFKEQAPDVGEVALIVCNKPDAYVLERAKKWNVPFLLIDRELLYERTEELIAMLKQHDIGFIVLAGFLWLIPPRLIEAYPQRIVNIHPALLPHYGGKGMYGMHVHRAVVANKEKESGITIHYVNEHYDAGQHIFQARLPVKEGTTPEQLAEQIHALEHKYYPKVVEELLRALPFSSA from the coding sequence ATGACTCACCGGATAGCTGTTTTTGCCTCGGGCAGTGGAAGCAATGCCGAACAATTGATTCGTTATTTCAAGGAGCAAGCCCCCGACGTGGGAGAAGTAGCGCTCATCGTATGCAACAAGCCGGATGCCTACGTGCTGGAACGTGCCAAGAAGTGGAACGTTCCTTTTTTGCTTATTGACCGTGAGCTGCTTTATGAGCGCACCGAAGAGTTAATCGCTATGCTTAAACAGCACGACATAGGTTTTATCGTATTGGCAGGTTTTTTATGGCTCATCCCTCCGAGGCTTATCGAAGCTTACCCGCAGCGCATCGTGAACATACACCCGGCACTCTTGCCACACTACGGTGGCAAAGGCATGTATGGCATGCATGTGCACCGAGCAGTAGTAGCAAACAAAGAAAAGGAATCGGGCATCACCATTCACTATGTGAATGAGCACTATGACGCAGGACAGCATATATTTCAAGCACGTTTGCCAGTAAAAGAAGGCACCACGCCAGAACAGCTGGCAGAGCAAATCCATGCTTTGGAGCACAAGTACTACCCTAAGGTAGTGGAAGAGCTATTGCGCGCGCTGCCCTTCTCCAGTGCTTAG
- the purH gene encoding bifunctional phosphoribosylaminoimidazolecarboxamide formyltransferase/IMP cyclohydrolase yields MELKKKVQTALISVYHKEGLEELLRLLHRQGVQLYSTGGTCHYIESLGLPVHKIEDLTGYPSILGGRVKTLHPKVFGGILARTHLDDDRQDLQTHDIPTFDMVVVDLYPFEATVASGASETDIIEKIDIGGISLIRAAAKNFREVVIVPSRAQYEAVYRLLLEQDGHTTLIQRKQLATIAFDISSHYDTAIFNYFNNDTHSSESLKVSISETQALRYGENPHQKGFFHGKLDDMLEQLHGKEISYNNLIDIDAAIQLAADFAQDLRPFFAILKHNNACGAAYAHTVANAYERALAGDPVSAFGGVLISTHPIDLAAAEKINELFVEVLIAPDFDEDALQLLKSKKNRILLRQKHQVLPQWQIRTVLNGIIRQERDSKVETAQELKTVTKWQPTEAEIKDLLFANKLVKHTKSNAIVLAKDEQLLASGTGQTSRVDALKQAIAKAKHFGFDLQGAVMASDAFFPFPDCVEIAHQAGIRAVIQPGGSVRDQESIDFCDAHEMKMVFTGYRHFKH; encoded by the coding sequence ATGGAACTCAAAAAGAAAGTTCAAACAGCCCTTATTTCTGTTTACCACAAAGAAGGACTGGAAGAGCTGCTACGCCTGCTGCATCGTCAAGGTGTGCAGCTTTACTCTACGGGCGGCACCTGCCACTACATTGAATCGCTGGGCTTGCCCGTACACAAAATAGAAGACCTCACCGGCTATCCTTCCATTTTAGGGGGGCGCGTCAAAACTTTGCATCCCAAAGTATTTGGCGGCATCTTAGCACGTACCCATCTCGACGACGACCGCCAAGACCTACAAACACACGACATCCCCACCTTCGACATGGTGGTAGTAGACCTTTACCCCTTCGAAGCCACCGTAGCCTCGGGGGCAAGTGAAACCGATATCATCGAAAAAATAGACATCGGAGGCATATCTCTGATTCGGGCAGCTGCCAAAAACTTCCGCGAGGTGGTGATTGTGCCTTCCCGCGCGCAATACGAGGCAGTGTATCGCCTACTACTCGAACAGGACGGACACACCACGCTCATACAACGCAAGCAGCTGGCAACCATTGCTTTCGATATCAGTTCGCATTACGACACAGCCATCTTCAATTATTTCAACAACGACACCCACAGCAGTGAAAGCCTGAAAGTAAGTATCAGCGAAACCCAAGCGCTGCGCTACGGCGAGAATCCTCATCAAAAAGGATTCTTTCATGGCAAGCTCGACGACATGCTGGAGCAACTGCACGGTAAGGAAATCAGTTACAACAACCTGATAGACATAGATGCCGCCATACAGCTGGCTGCCGACTTCGCCCAAGACCTACGCCCCTTCTTTGCCATATTGAAGCACAACAATGCCTGCGGGGCTGCTTATGCCCATACCGTTGCCAATGCTTACGAGCGAGCGTTGGCAGGCGACCCCGTGTCGGCATTCGGTGGCGTGCTCATTTCCACACACCCTATTGACCTTGCCGCTGCTGAAAAAATCAACGAGCTGTTCGTAGAAGTGCTCATTGCGCCTGACTTCGACGAGGACGCCCTCCAACTGCTCAAAAGCAAAAAGAACCGCATCTTGCTGCGCCAGAAACACCAAGTGTTGCCACAATGGCAAATACGTACCGTGCTGAACGGCATCATACGCCAAGAGCGTGATAGTAAAGTAGAAACTGCCCAAGAGCTGAAAACCGTAACCAAGTGGCAACCCACCGAGGCAGAAATCAAAGACCTGCTTTTTGCTAATAAGCTGGTAAAACACACCAAATCGAATGCCATTGTATTGGCAAAAGACGAGCAATTGTTAGCCAGTGGCACAGGACAGACCTCCCGTGTCGATGCTCTCAAGCAAGCCATTGCCAAGGCAAAGCATTTCGGCTTCGACTTACAAGGGGCAGTCATGGCTTCCGACGCCTTCTTCCCTTTCCCCGACTGTGTAGAAATAGCCCACCAAGCCGGTATCCGTGCCGTCATTCAGCCCGGCGGCTCGGTCCGCGACCAAGAATCTATAGACTTTTGCGATGCCCACGAGATGAAAATGGTATTCACCGGATACCGCCACTTCAAACACTAA
- a CDS encoding rod shape-determining protein — translation MGLKDLFIADIAIDLGTANTLIIYKDKIVVDEPSIIAIDRPTNKVLAVGRTAMQMHEKAHSNIKTIRPLKDGVIADFTAAELMIRGMIKMIDTGRRLFQPSYRMVVCIPSGVTEVEKRAVKDSCEHAGAKEVYMIHEPIAAAIGIGIDIEQPEGSMIVDIGGGTTEIAVIALSGIVCEQSIRTAGDVFTRDILDYMRRQHNLLIGERTAEQIKIEVGSALAELDNPPDDYEVRGRDLMTGIPKVIKVSYSEIAFCLDKSILKIEDAVLKALEMSPPELSSDIYKNGIHLTGGGALLRGLDKRLHMKTKLPIHVAEDPLRAVVRGTGIALKNLEHYRPVLMTS, via the coding sequence ATGGGATTAAAAGACCTGTTTATTGCCGATATTGCCATTGACTTGGGCACCGCCAACACCCTGATTATCTACAAAGACAAAATCGTTGTAGATGAACCCTCTATCATTGCCATTGACCGCCCTACCAATAAGGTACTGGCTGTAGGGCGCACCGCCATGCAAATGCATGAAAAAGCACACAGCAACATCAAGACCATCCGCCCGCTTAAAGACGGCGTGATTGCTGACTTTACGGCTGCCGAGCTGATGATTCGGGGCATGATTAAAATGATAGACACCGGACGGCGTTTGTTTCAACCTTCCTACCGTATGGTGGTGTGTATTCCTTCGGGCGTAACCGAAGTAGAGAAACGTGCCGTGAAAGACTCCTGCGAGCATGCCGGCGCCAAAGAAGTTTATATGATTCATGAACCCATTGCTGCTGCCATTGGTATAGGCATCGACATAGAGCAACCCGAAGGTTCGATGATTGTGGACATTGGTGGGGGCACCACTGAAATTGCAGTCATTGCCCTGTCGGGCATCGTGTGCGAGCAGTCCATACGTACTGCTGGCGACGTATTCACCCGCGATATTCTGGACTACATGCGCCGCCAGCACAACCTGCTCATCGGTGAACGCACCGCCGAGCAAATCAAAATAGAAGTAGGCTCGGCACTGGCAGAACTGGACAACCCACCCGACGACTATGAAGTGCGAGGACGCGATTTGATGACCGGCATTCCCAAAGTAATTAAGGTGAGCTATTCGGAAATAGCCTTCTGCTTGGACAAATCCATCCTCAAAATAGAGGATGCCGTATTAAAGGCGCTGGAAATGTCGCCCCCGGAGTTGTCTTCCGACATTTACAAAAATGGCATTCACTTGACCGGCGGCGGGGCTCTGCTGCGCGGACTCGACAAGCGTCTGCATATGAAAACCAAGCTGCCGATTCACGTAGCAGAGGACCCCTTGCGCGCCGTGGTGCGCGGTACGGGCATTGCTCTCAAAAACCTTGAGCATTACCGCCCTGTGTTGATGACCTCTTAA